From Anopheles darlingi chromosome 2, idAnoDarlMG_H_01, whole genome shotgun sequence, the proteins below share one genomic window:
- the LOC125949607 gene encoding PITH domain-containing protein GA19395, with product MPHGHSHGNSCEHAAIGIDNELEMGIQYSLYQKIDMANIECLNEEIEGSGKTVFKAYHDRLSDDKFVTSDADEELLFNIPFTGNVKLKGIIIIGGDNGSSPKTMRLYKNRQKMTFDDLSAPADQEISLADDTNGVVEYATKVVTFANVHHLSLHISSNFGNDQTKVYYIGLKGEFSEAHHHGVTICTYESRPNVSDHKGSLFDAVNHHVQ from the exons ATGCCTCACGGACATTCTCACGGCAATAGCTGCGAACATGCGGCTATTGGTATTGATAATGAACTGGAAATGGGGATTCAATACAGTTTATACCAAAAAATTGATATGGCGAATATTGAATGTTTGAATGAGGAAATCGAAGGCTCCGGCAAGACTGTTTTCAAAGCCTATCATGATAGACTAAGCGACGACAAG TTTGTAACgagtgatgctgatgaagagCTCTTGTTCAACATTCCCTTCACAGGAAATGTAAAATTAAAGGGAATCATAATTATTGGCGGCGATAATGGATCAAGCCCCAAAACCATGCGGCTGTACAAAAACCGCCAGAAAATGACATTTGATGATTTATCGGCCCCGGCTGATCAAGAAATCTCGCTGGCCGATGATACCAACGGAGTAGTAGAATACGCGACCAA AGTGGTAACGTTTGCAAATGTGCACCATCTATCGTTGCACATCTCATCTAATTTTGGCAATGACCAAACGAAAGTGTACTACATCGGGTTGAAAGGCGAATTCAGCGAAGCACATCATCATGGAGTAACAATCTGCACTTACGAATCCCGCCCAAATGTTTCTGATCACAAAGGAAGCCTTTTTGATGCAGTGAACCATCATGTTCAGTAA
- the LOC125949604 gene encoding uncharacterized protein LOC125949604, with amino-acid sequence MLNGVRRKVCTRWRLTTVLAYILCITLRNSVWASEDEPAAISYINRDSVNKKILPDVTTIALEENVPEQYRPATNRFSRLWKEHINDIIGYDTVADTAFTLIIPDKIHDDAFEKNETKIREFLFDHIVPGALMEVKDQNTYINLNQRPVHVNLSCIDMLMAYEINQSAKVLTKRHITEHLNLVFIVGNLTNWHAQNVSTNKLNKRNIQENNRYNEPQRLEMKNITKELASNRENRIGQHVTNFLAGMKSGTKVFQHFFSSSNLSQLIDDSSYMVLIPSDTAFQRWHPIDWGFYPFSVQEFTESVLRNHFIRIRQPLRMADLRAAHAVHRLKTLGGEYVVLKSKPSPNANNVTILSAYTLSNGIEVFILSEVLFVSESIVSRLHQMHKDKETPPLLAFPWFGAQFLSHSFLALERDTRFTQITRFLNTAEIAQFISGSNYTFFVPTDEAFERYSFDLLPDAVLASEKGINMLLNHFIRGRLYDRDLKQGEVFDTVGGMPVKVQRSFENNITVNNAHIVESEVFVYNLGTMFYVDDILYPELLKDEVKAITELKTVERDIPATVPGTSSGDIYTTEQSALFTDRFTSTTHRSSLYGLLTTNADVEFIPLDATESSINSNREDSVLLQDDEVITPKALPLRYFYESQKK; translated from the exons ATGTTGAACGGTGTTAGGCGAAAAGTTTGTACCAGATGGCGCCTAACGACGGTTCTAGCGTATATTCTTTGTATCACGCTACGGAATAGCGTTTGGGCTAGTGAAGATGAACCGGCAGCCATCAGCTACATCAATCGTGATTcggtaaataaaaaaattctTCCCGATGTAACCACTATTGCGCTGGAGGAAAATGTACCAGAACAGTACCGGCCTGCAACAAACCGATTTTCACGACTTTGGAAGGAACACATCAATGATATCATTGGATACGACACAGTGGCAG ATACTGCTTTTACGTTGATTATACCCGATAAGATCCACGATGACGCCttcgaaaaaaatgaaacgaaaattcGAGAGTTTTTATTCGATCATATTGTACCGGGTGCCCTGATGGAGGTGAAAGATCAAAACACCTACATCAATCTTAACCAACGCCCAGTGCATGTGAATCTATCCTGCATCGATATGCTAATGGCCTATGAAATTAATCAAAGTGCGAAGGTGTTAACGAAACGCCACATTACGGAGCATCTCAACTTGGTATTTATAGTTGGAAACTTGACAAATTGGCATGCACAAAATGTTTCTACCAATAAACTAAACAAACGTAATATCCAGGAAAACAATCG CTATAATGAACCTCAACGactagaaatgaaaaatattacaaaagaACTGGCTAGTAATAGAGAAAATCGTATTGGACAACATGTAACGAATTTTTTGGCCGGTATGAAATCCGGTACCAAAGTGTTCCAGCACTTTTTCTCCAGCTCAAATCTCAGTCAGCTAATCGACGATAGCTCATACATGGTGCTGATACCATCAGACACAGCGTTTCAACGGTGGCATCCGATCGATTGGGGATTCTATCCTTTCTCAGTGCAAGAATTCACTGAATCAGTACTACGAAATCATTTCATACGTATCAGACAACCACTACGGATGGCTGATCTGCGAGCTGCGCATGCTGTACATCGTTTAAAAACGCTTGGCGGAGAGTACGTTGTACTTAAAAGTAAAC CATCTCCCAACGCAAACAATGTAACCATTCTATCCGCTTATACGCTTTCGAATGGGATCGAAGTATTCATATTATCTGAAGTTCTGTTTGTATCGGAGTCCATCGTATCACGGTTGCATCAG ATGCACAAGGACAAAGAGACACCTCCCTTACTGGCGTTCCCTTGGTTCGGTGCACAATTTCTATCTCATTCCTTCCTCGCCTTAGAGCGTGACACACGATTCACGCAAATCACGCGCTTTCTTAATACAGCCGAAATAGCGCAATTCATTTCCGGATCAAACTATACATTCTTTGTGCCTACTGACGAGGCTTTTGAGCGTTACAGTTTTGATCTGTTGCCAGATGCAGTCCTCGCCTCAGAGAAAGGCATCAATATGCTTCTGAACCATTTCATTCGTGGCCGGCTGTACGACCGCGACCTCAAGCAAGGAGAAGTGTTTGACACGGTAGGCGGAATGCCGGTAAAAGTACAACGCTCGTTTGAAAATAATATCACTGTGAACAACGCTCATATCGTTGAATCTGAAGTATTTGTCTACAACCTTGGAACCATGTTTTACGTTGATGATATACTATACCCAGAATTGCTGAAAGATGAAGTAAAGGCCATTACTGAGTTGAAAACAGTCGAGCGTGATATTCCGGCCACTGTCCCAGGAACCAGCAGTGGCGATATTTACACAACAGAGCAAAGCGCACTATTTACCGATCGGTTCACTTCCACGACTCACCGGTCGTCATTGTATGGTTTACTTACTACGAATGCAGATGTAGAGTTTATTCCTTTGGACGCGACCGAGTCGAGCATAAATAGCAATCGAGAGGACAGTGTCCTCTTACAAGATGATGAAGTTATTACACCAAAAGCTCTTCCTCTCCGATATTTTTATGAATCACAGAAAAAATAA
- the LOC125949608 gene encoding uncharacterized protein LOC125949608, giving the protein MEQLLKRTRKQKECMENLKRTNKTPLESEDLMKNFSLLSGLLEQVNMRKLKSRRQQNTLPTATEKDVLNMNKLLELIYGSLKDYTKLETLTDHAGRGAKPFEKQMIEIQQLIDLMSIEITKLKTVSDAIEGIHTNYETEIGRTANEPENETDL; this is encoded by the exons CGGAAGCAAAAAGAGTGTATGGAGAATCTCAAAAGAA caaacaaaacgcctCTCGAAAGCGAAGACCTCATGAAGAATTTCTCCCTGTTGAGCGGTCTTTTGGAACAGGTCAACATGCGGAAGCTCAAATCTCGTCGTCAACAAAACACCTTACCTACAGCGACGGAGAAAGATGTATTAAATATGAACAAGCTGCTGGAACTTATATACGGTAGTCTTAAAGATTACACAAAACTGGAAACGTTAACGGATCACGCAGGAAGGGGAGCAAAACCGTTTGAAAAGCAAATGATAGAAATCCAACAATTAATCGATCTCATGTCTATCGAGATTACTAAACTTAAAACTGTTAGCGATGCCATTGAAGGCATTCACACTAACTATGAAACAGAAATTGGTCGTACTGCGAACGAGCCCGAGAATGAAACAGATCTCTAA